The Luteimonas sp. YGD11-2 genome has a window encoding:
- a CDS encoding tryptophan--tRNA ligase, with protein MSAIRATRVLTGITTSGTPHLGNYVGAVRPAIAASRAPGAESFYFLADLHSLIKAQDPAMTQRSTLEIAATWLAAGLDPQTVWFYRQSDIPEITELTWFLTCVAGKGILNRAHAYKAAVDRNRADGEDDDAGVSAGLFMYPVLMAADILIFNADRVPVGRDQIQHIEMARDFGQRFNHVYGRDWFTLPEAVIDEQVATLPGLDGRKMSKSYGNTIPLFVPREELRKLVFSIVTDSRAPGEPKDTEGSALFQLYQAFASKEETAAFAQAYADGIGWGDAKQRLFERVDAEIAPLRERYNTLMARPGDIEDILRDGARRLRERYATPLLAELRHAVGLRDLSAGAGRSEVEPAADTARALPVFKQYREDTGFSFKLVDGDALLLQGARFDAPRDAGQLIARLRRGDAALSTGVDAGSVLLDGQVIGTLGEGLAIDALEDALARLREAAAAA; from the coding sequence ATGTCCGCGATCCGCGCCACCCGCGTCCTTACCGGTATCACCACCTCCGGCACGCCCCATCTGGGCAACTATGTGGGCGCGGTCCGCCCCGCGATCGCCGCCAGCCGCGCGCCGGGTGCCGAGAGCTTCTATTTCCTCGCCGACCTGCACAGCCTGATCAAGGCCCAGGACCCGGCGATGACGCAGCGCTCGACGCTGGAAATCGCCGCCACCTGGCTGGCCGCCGGTCTGGATCCGCAGACCGTGTGGTTCTACCGCCAGAGCGACATTCCCGAGATCACCGAGCTCACCTGGTTCCTGACCTGCGTGGCCGGCAAGGGCATCCTCAACCGCGCGCATGCCTACAAGGCGGCGGTGGACCGCAACCGCGCCGACGGCGAGGACGACGATGCCGGCGTCAGCGCGGGGCTGTTCATGTACCCGGTGCTGATGGCCGCCGATATCCTCATCTTCAATGCCGACCGGGTACCGGTGGGCCGCGACCAGATCCAGCACATCGAGATGGCGCGCGATTTCGGCCAGCGCTTCAACCACGTCTACGGCCGCGACTGGTTCACCCTGCCCGAAGCGGTGATCGACGAGCAGGTGGCGACGTTACCGGGGCTCGACGGCCGCAAGATGAGCAAGAGTTATGGCAACACCATCCCGCTGTTCGTGCCGCGGGAGGAGTTGCGCAAGCTGGTGTTCTCGATCGTCACCGACTCGCGCGCGCCGGGCGAGCCGAAGGACACCGAAGGCTCCGCGCTGTTCCAGCTCTACCAGGCGTTCGCCTCGAAAGAGGAAACCGCCGCCTTCGCGCAGGCCTATGCCGACGGCATCGGCTGGGGCGATGCGAAGCAGCGCCTGTTCGAGCGCGTGGACGCGGAGATCGCGCCGCTGCGCGAGCGCTACAACACGCTGATGGCGCGTCCGGGCGATATCGAGGACATCCTGCGCGATGGCGCGCGCAGGCTGCGCGAGCGCTACGCGACACCGCTGCTGGCCGAACTGCGCCATGCGGTCGGCCTGCGCGACCTGTCGGCCGGTGCCGGACGCAGCGAGGTGGAGCCCGCAGCGGACACGGCCCGCGCGCTGCCGGTGTTCAAGCAGTACCGCGAGGACACCGGGTTCTCGTTCAAGCTGGTCGACGGGGATGCACTGCTTCTGCAGGGTGCGCGTTTCGATGCGCCGCGCGATGCCGGGCAGCTGATCGCGCGGCTCAGGCGTGGCGACGCGGCGCTGTCGACGGGCGTTGACGCCGGCTCGGTGCTGCTGGACGGGCAGGTCATCGGCACGCTGGGCGAGGGCCTTGCCATCGATGCGCTCGAGGATGCGCTGGCACGCCTGCGCGAGGCGGCGGCCGCGGCATGA